In Hydrogenovibrio marinus, a single genomic region encodes these proteins:
- a CDS encoding TraB/GumN family protein, translating into MSFLPRINHLFIKWLLLACLLGTANSVWAKAFVWKVSKDNRVIYLGGAIHLLAKSDYPLPKEYEFAYHSAKALVFEVDLRQTQTPSFQQHLLMQMRYPYGETLQQHLSPSVYKKLTSQLKNYGVDINKIRNYRASLMSMNLTLLEMKRLGLAGTGVDKYFLEKAIQHQKPILALETPKQHLLFMSSMGEGHENAMILHTLEENTHLGQIMSSMKQFWRAGDVAGFDRTVLKPFETGFPSIYNSIIVERNQNWLPKIEYMIHTPPTEFILVGTLHLVGKHGLLEQLKRKGYQVQQLDFKPPKQS; encoded by the coding sequence GTGAGCTTCCTGCCCAGAATTAACCATCTCTTTATCAAATGGCTACTGTTGGCGTGCCTACTCGGCACCGCCAATAGTGTTTGGGCAAAAGCTTTTGTATGGAAAGTCTCAAAAGACAACCGCGTGATTTACTTAGGCGGGGCCATTCACTTACTCGCTAAATCGGATTATCCACTTCCCAAGGAATATGAGTTCGCTTACCACAGCGCAAAAGCATTGGTTTTCGAAGTCGACCTACGCCAAACTCAAACGCCAAGCTTTCAACAGCACTTATTGATGCAAATGCGCTATCCCTATGGCGAAACGCTACAGCAACATCTTTCTCCCTCGGTATACAAAAAACTGACATCGCAGCTTAAAAACTACGGCGTCGATATCAATAAAATCCGCAATTATCGAGCAAGTTTGATGTCCATGAACCTCACCCTGCTTGAAATGAAACGATTAGGGTTAGCGGGTACCGGCGTTGACAAATACTTTCTTGAAAAAGCGATTCAACACCAAAAACCGATTTTGGCGCTGGAAACGCCCAAACAACATTTGCTCTTTATGAGTTCAATGGGAGAAGGTCATGAAAATGCCATGATTCTTCATACACTCGAAGAAAATACCCACCTTGGTCAAATCATGAGTTCAATGAAGCAGTTTTGGCGTGCTGGTGATGTTGCAGGGTTTGACCGCACCGTACTCAAACCTTTTGAAACGGGCTTTCCATCCATCTACAACTCTATCATTGTTGAGCGTAATCAAAACTGGTTGCCCAAAATCGAATACATGATTCACACGCCTCCCACAGAATTCATCCTAGTCGGCACACTCCACCTTGTCGGTAAACATGGCTTGCTGGAACAACTCAAGCGCAAAGGCTACCAGGTTCAGCAGCTTGATTTCAAACCACCAAAACAATCGTAA
- the recG gene encoding ATP-dependent DNA helicase RecG — protein sequence MLAEQTLTSLKGVGEKQLEKLHRLGLHTVQDLLFHLPLRYQDKTKLTPLSNLFVGQEALVEGEIISQHLTQSRNTSLLVKIVDTEGNLLTCRFFHFHYRQAQQFKRGQILRAYGEVRSGPTGLEMVHPTYELFSADKPPALEDTLTPIYPTTEGLGQPSLLKLMKQAVALLKQYPLDEGIPNELLDSLQLPAINQALLTLHQPQPEDDLFQIKQFEHPSQKRLILEELMTSQMSLLLMRQSEKKYDAPVFAVGKKSQALLDDLPFELTQAQQRVLNEIQQDLALPHPMQRLVQGDVGSGKTVIAALAAIQAAEAGYQVAIMAPTEILAEQHRNHFMEWLIPLGIDIAWLNGRMRSAEKRLMLEKVSSGTAQAIIGTHALFQESVEFNRLGLVIIDEQHRFGVHQRLALHEKGKTGNASSDNESHPHQLIMTATPIPRTLAMTAYGDLDLSIIDELPPGRKPIETAVLSNAKRFEVMEHLVAQCQQGVQAYWVCPLIEESELLHAQAAEVTAQQFKDNWPDLKVGLIHGRLKGEEKATVMNAFQQHEIDLLVATTVIEVGVNVPNASLMIIENAERLGLAQLHQLRGRVGRGSKQSHCVLLYQPPLSETGKARLNIMRETNDGFRIAEEDLRLRGPGEILGTRQTGGIQFRIADLKRDQDWIATAKHLAETFLDGATNEQITVLQTRWHGERLAYQRA from the coding sequence ATGCTTGCTGAACAAACCCTGACATCCTTAAAAGGTGTTGGTGAAAAACAACTCGAAAAACTCCATCGGCTCGGGCTTCACACAGTTCAGGACTTACTGTTTCATCTTCCGCTACGCTACCAAGATAAAACCAAACTAACACCTTTATCCAACCTCTTCGTTGGTCAAGAAGCGCTTGTAGAAGGCGAAATCATCAGCCAGCACCTTACTCAGAGTCGCAACACCAGTTTACTGGTCAAAATTGTGGATACCGAAGGCAATCTGCTTACCTGCCGTTTCTTTCACTTTCATTACCGTCAGGCGCAACAATTTAAACGAGGACAGATCCTTCGAGCTTATGGTGAAGTTCGTTCTGGGCCAACTGGTTTGGAAATGGTTCACCCAACTTACGAACTCTTTAGCGCAGACAAACCGCCTGCCTTGGAAGATACGCTAACCCCCATTTACCCGACGACAGAAGGGCTAGGGCAACCCTCTTTACTAAAGTTGATGAAGCAAGCTGTTGCTCTTTTGAAACAATATCCATTAGACGAAGGCATTCCTAATGAATTGTTGGACTCGCTCCAACTCCCCGCCATCAATCAAGCACTGCTGACTTTGCACCAGCCACAACCGGAAGATGATCTTTTTCAAATCAAACAATTTGAACATCCTTCCCAAAAGCGCCTGATTTTAGAAGAACTCATGACCTCGCAAATGAGCCTGTTGCTGATGCGTCAATCGGAAAAAAAATATGATGCGCCTGTTTTTGCGGTGGGTAAAAAAAGCCAAGCGCTGCTAGACGACCTCCCTTTTGAACTCACTCAAGCACAGCAACGTGTTCTGAATGAAATTCAACAGGATCTGGCATTGCCACACCCAATGCAGCGTCTTGTTCAAGGAGACGTTGGTTCTGGTAAAACCGTCATCGCCGCACTTGCCGCCATTCAAGCGGCCGAAGCTGGCTATCAGGTCGCTATCATGGCACCTACTGAAATTCTGGCAGAACAACACCGCAATCATTTCATGGAATGGCTAATTCCACTCGGCATTGACATCGCTTGGTTGAATGGCAGAATGAGATCCGCAGAAAAAAGACTGATGCTTGAAAAAGTGTCTTCTGGAACGGCGCAAGCCATTATCGGAACGCATGCACTGTTTCAAGAAAGTGTTGAATTTAATCGCTTGGGCTTGGTGATTATTGATGAACAGCACCGCTTCGGTGTTCATCAACGGCTTGCACTTCATGAAAAGGGCAAAACAGGTAATGCGTCTTCAGACAATGAAAGTCATCCTCATCAACTGATTATGACCGCTACGCCTATCCCCAGAACACTTGCCATGACCGCTTATGGCGACCTTGATTTATCCATTATTGACGAATTACCGCCGGGGAGAAAACCAATTGAAACTGCTGTGCTCAGTAATGCAAAACGCTTTGAAGTGATGGAACATTTGGTGGCTCAATGCCAACAAGGCGTGCAGGCCTATTGGGTGTGCCCTCTAATTGAAGAGTCTGAATTATTGCATGCACAGGCTGCGGAAGTGACCGCGCAGCAATTCAAAGACAATTGGCCGGATTTAAAAGTTGGACTGATTCATGGCCGACTAAAAGGTGAAGAAAAAGCGACAGTAATGAATGCATTCCAACAACATGAGATTGATCTATTGGTCGCCACCACAGTCATTGAAGTTGGGGTTAATGTGCCGAATGCCAGCCTGATGATTATCGAAAATGCTGAGCGCCTTGGATTAGCGCAGCTACATCAGCTTCGAGGACGTGTGGGGCGTGGTTCCAAGCAAAGCCATTGTGTATTACTCTACCAACCACCATTGAGCGAAACAGGCAAAGCCCGCTTAAATATTATGAGAGAGACCAATGACGGCTTTAGAATTGCAGAAGAAGATTTAAGGCTTCGTGGACCAGGAGAAATTTTGGGAACAAGACAAACGGGTGGCATACAATTCCGCATTGCAGATTTAAAACGCGACCAAGACTGGATTGCCACCGCAAAGCATTTGGCGGAAACTTTTTTAGATGGTGCAACCAATGAACAAATCACCGTCTTACAAACCCGCTGGCATGGCGAACGGCTGGCCTACCAGAGAGCCTAG
- a CDS encoding chorismate--pyruvate lyase family protein: MTYSSKTLSPKWFAKPLKHRMLLTRNLEDWLFDPSSLTAKLRQKCPELSVTILSEKLEYPLPDEQQRLKMVAGEKAWIRIVTLTCGDLPLVYARTIIPNFQPGNPWFSLKTLGHTPLGHVLFAKDIKNHYSRSEFECQNQRKIWPYLDTKAVFSSKKGNRLASRRCEFSKKGNSLLLTEVFLPNSLPLFD, from the coding sequence ATGACATACTCTTCTAAAACCCTCAGCCCTAAGTGGTTTGCAAAACCATTAAAACACAGGATGTTGCTAACCAGAAACTTGGAAGACTGGCTGTTTGATCCATCTTCTCTAACTGCAAAGTTAAGACAAAAGTGTCCTGAACTGTCGGTCACAATCTTGTCGGAAAAATTGGAATATCCACTACCAGACGAGCAACAACGTTTAAAAATGGTAGCTGGAGAAAAGGCGTGGATCAGAATAGTGACGCTTACCTGTGGCGACTTACCGCTGGTTTATGCCAGAACAATCATTCCCAACTTTCAGCCGGGCAACCCATGGTTTTCACTAAAGACATTGGGGCATACGCCATTAGGGCATGTTTTGTTCGCAAAGGATATCAAAAACCATTATTCCCGTTCAGAATTCGAATGCCAAAACCAACGAAAAATATGGCCTTACCTTGATACCAAGGCCGTTTTTAGTTCGAAAAAAGGGAATAGATTAGCTTCGAGACGTTGCGAATTCTCTAAAAAAGGGAATTCGCTTTTATTAACTGAGGTGTTTTTACCCAACAGCTTACCGCTATTTGATTAA
- a CDS encoding RNA polymerase sigma factor — translation MIRTWIKQKSNQTKLHAVLESHYANLYRIAFAWCQDGSLAQDLVQDTMLKSLQKAETITSFENIDRWLCKVMHNLFYDNCRHNSRWQQVNVDDFSEELQSESIEALYIKKQTIQNIHDAIGCLPVDQREIIILVDLQGYSYQEVAEVMEIPVGTVMSRLSRARDKLKKLVTSEKYIPHYHHNVVSLKKSK, via the coding sequence ATGATAAGAACTTGGATAAAGCAAAAAAGTAATCAAACCAAGCTGCATGCGGTTTTGGAGTCGCATTATGCGAACCTGTACCGTATAGCTTTTGCTTGGTGTCAGGATGGTTCGCTTGCTCAGGATTTGGTGCAGGACACCATGTTAAAGTCTTTACAAAAAGCAGAAACCATTACCAGCTTTGAGAACATTGATCGATGGTTATGCAAAGTGATGCATAATCTGTTTTATGATAATTGCCGCCATAATTCACGTTGGCAGCAAGTCAATGTTGATGACTTTTCGGAAGAGTTACAGTCTGAATCCATTGAGGCGCTGTATATCAAAAAACAGACCATCCAAAATATTCATGATGCGATAGGGTGTCTACCTGTCGATCAAAGAGAAATTATTATTCTGGTTGACCTGCAAGGCTACAGTTATCAGGAAGTGGCAGAGGTCATGGAAATACCAGTGGGAACCGTTATGAGTAGGCTTTCCAGAGCACGTGACAAGCTGAAAAAACTGGTAACAAGTGAGAAATATATTCCGCATTATCATCATAATGTGGTGAGTCTTAAGAAGAGTAAATAG
- a CDS encoding DsrE family protein, translating into MKFLTRSFILGWLFSLLLSPLAMAAEQEAPLPDTFAAHKVVLQISDTDPFKQTLVLNVAGNLMKYYGPENVDIEVVAFGPGLRLMMKGNVNTSRIKSMMSAGVRFSACQNTLNNFAKKLGYTPEIIQGVQMVPAGAGRILQLNAAGYQILKP; encoded by the coding sequence ATGAAATTTTTAACACGTTCGTTTATTTTGGGCTGGCTATTCAGCTTGCTACTCTCGCCGCTGGCGATGGCTGCTGAACAAGAAGCCCCGCTACCTGATACCTTTGCCGCCCACAAAGTGGTATTGCAAATCAGTGACACCGACCCTTTTAAGCAAACTTTGGTTCTCAATGTTGCTGGCAACCTAATGAAATATTACGGCCCTGAGAATGTTGATATCGAAGTAGTCGCTTTTGGTCCAGGCTTACGTTTAATGATGAAGGGCAATGTAAACACATCTCGCATCAAATCAATGATGAGTGCAGGCGTTCGTTTCAGTGCATGTCAAAACACACTGAATAACTTCGCGAAAAAGCTTGGTTATACCCCAGAAATCATTCAAGGCGTACAGATGGTTCCGGCTGGCGCGGGCAGAATCCTGCAACTGAATGCTGCTGGTTACCAAATCCTTAAACCATAA
- a CDS encoding DsrE family protein: protein MKFFKLMFGLLIAGLAMSGQTSANDRYGDQKVVYHINYDDPKHQATVLHNIQNNINAVGADHITVKVVLHGNGLSLLLLPKALKTHPKFRTANATSEMQQKIDALKMQGVQFDVCANTLKGKAVDYKKDLYDVDSKDVVPSGVAELVRLQQQGYAYLRP from the coding sequence ATGAAATTTTTTAAATTGATGTTTGGATTACTGATTGCCGGCCTAGCAATGTCAGGACAAACTTCTGCAAACGACCGTTATGGTGATCAGAAAGTGGTTTATCACATTAACTATGATGACCCAAAGCACCAAGCAACTGTTTTGCATAACATTCAAAACAACATCAATGCCGTTGGCGCGGATCACATTACTGTCAAAGTGGTTCTACACGGAAATGGATTATCTTTACTGCTACTTCCTAAAGCCTTAAAGACACATCCAAAATTTCGTACCGCAAACGCGACATCTGAAATGCAGCAAAAAATTGACGCTTTAAAAATGCAAGGCGTGCAATTTGATGTTTGTGCCAACACGCTTAAAGGCAAGGCTGTGGACTATAAAAAAGACCTTTACGATGTGGATTCAAAAGATGTTGTCCCAAGCGGAGTTGCTGAGCTTGTTCGCTTACAACAACAAGGCTATGCCTACCTAAGACCTTAA
- a CDS encoding porin family protein: protein MKTQFMKKVLPLALLAATASTTAHASNWLMLQGTEPTNQAPRAKVWGFVQLQYQQTDDTKLKAGPYKGKSAAFNQIAPQLSSSSSFNVKRARIGVRGNNFPLDPKINYFLLAEFGNNGITTGKNASQGQLTDASVTINHIPGARIRVGLFKTPGSEKAMQAIGVYNYINFTNVVDRLLLERFFDTSTADTQRNGPVGAFRDTGVEVFDSFNLKGWDTSYAVMIGNGNGLARVDNNKGKDTYLYLSTEKVFGNSKGPRRHGLKFYAWSQNGKRTIDSTEKNRTRSGLGTTYFDGKYRLAAEYITAEGMIYGGTKGAGLPSDGATFSVQPDQAANGYYVDLGYRVVPNFELNLRYDYLDSGTKTNAKTGTNNDEERQFTTTTVGAQYFLNKKTTLIANYEIRDIKAPGAPSAAPVHQILDSLDNRIGLELRVVF from the coding sequence ATGAAAACACAATTTATGAAAAAAGTACTTCCACTCGCTCTACTTGCAGCAACAGCTTCGACAACAGCTCATGCTTCCAATTGGTTGATGCTACAAGGAACAGAGCCAACCAACCAGGCACCTCGTGCAAAAGTTTGGGGCTTTGTCCAATTGCAATACCAACAAACTGATGACACCAAATTAAAAGCTGGACCTTACAAAGGGAAATCTGCTGCCTTCAACCAAATTGCACCACAACTGTCTTCATCTAGTAGTTTTAACGTTAAGCGTGCTCGTATTGGGGTGAGAGGAAACAACTTTCCACTAGATCCTAAAATCAACTATTTCCTATTAGCTGAATTCGGTAACAACGGGATTACCACAGGTAAAAATGCTTCTCAAGGTCAGCTGACTGATGCCAGTGTCACCATCAATCATATTCCTGGTGCACGCATTCGTGTTGGTTTATTCAAAACACCTGGCTCTGAAAAAGCCATGCAAGCGATTGGCGTCTACAATTACATCAACTTTACAAATGTGGTTGATCGACTATTACTTGAACGTTTTTTTGACACTTCAACTGCCGATACTCAGCGCAACGGCCCTGTTGGTGCCTTCCGTGATACAGGCGTTGAAGTCTTCGACAGCTTCAACCTAAAAGGCTGGGACACCAGTTATGCCGTGATGATTGGTAACGGCAATGGCTTGGCAAGAGTTGACAACAACAAAGGCAAAGATACTTATCTATATCTTTCTACCGAAAAGGTCTTTGGCAACTCTAAAGGTCCTCGCAGACATGGCTTGAAGTTTTATGCTTGGTCACAAAATGGTAAGCGCACTATCGACAGTACGGAAAAAAATCGTACTCGTTCGGGTCTTGGTACAACTTATTTCGACGGAAAATATCGTTTAGCAGCTGAATATATTACAGCCGAAGGTATGATTTACGGCGGAACCAAGGGCGCTGGACTACCATCTGATGGTGCAACTTTTAGCGTTCAACCTGATCAGGCAGCCAATGGTTACTATGTTGACCTAGGATACCGTGTTGTGCCGAACTTTGAGTTGAACCTTCGTTATGATTACTTGGATAGCGGAACCAAAACCAACGCTAAAACAGGTACCAACAACGATGAAGAAAGACAGTTCACGACAACTACAGTCGGTGCCCAGTACTTCCTAAACAAGAAAACGACATTAATTGCGAACTACGAGATTCGTGATATTAAAGCTCCTGGCGCACCATCAGCAGCACCTGTGCATCAAATCTTGGATTCTCTAGACAATCGTATTGGACTAGAGCTAAGAGTTGTTTTCTAA
- the ubiA gene encoding 4-hydroxybenzoate octaprenyltransferase has translation MHLLSKKTWLIFIQLTRLDRPIGTYLVLWPALWALVLAADHLPSIGLVIIFTLGAFAMRSAGCIINDYADRHFDGHVERTCNRPLAAGLITEKQALGFFVTLCLLSLGLVLLLNKLTIILSIGALILAMLYPFMKRHTYWPQAFLGAAFAWAIPMAFAAVQNDVPWQSWIVFLTIMIWALIYDTAYAIGDKEDDLKIGIRSTAILFGEHVRFWIGFFQLIMFGLLIWIGELFDLAGGYHAALLVVFGLFMYHQRLLARNDPKAAFDAFLNNHWVGLVLLLGTVFDKW, from the coding sequence ATGCACTTATTGTCTAAGAAAACCTGGCTGATTTTTATACAGTTGACGAGACTGGATCGACCTATTGGTACTTATCTTGTTCTTTGGCCAGCATTGTGGGCACTTGTGCTTGCGGCAGACCACTTACCTTCCATTGGCCTTGTCATTATTTTTACTCTTGGCGCATTTGCAATGCGATCGGCCGGATGCATTATCAATGACTATGCGGATCGCCATTTTGATGGTCATGTGGAGCGAACCTGCAACCGTCCATTGGCGGCGGGACTGATTACTGAAAAACAGGCGTTAGGTTTTTTTGTTACCCTGTGTTTACTCAGTTTAGGGCTAGTGCTACTACTGAATAAATTGACAATTATCCTGTCGATTGGCGCACTGATTCTGGCTATGCTCTATCCTTTCATGAAGCGTCATACCTACTGGCCTCAAGCCTTTTTAGGTGCAGCATTTGCCTGGGCGATTCCAATGGCTTTTGCGGCGGTACAAAATGACGTTCCTTGGCAAAGTTGGATTGTTTTCCTAACCATTATGATCTGGGCACTGATTTATGATACTGCCTATGCGATAGGCGATAAGGAAGATGATTTAAAGATTGGCATTCGCTCTACTGCCATCCTGTTTGGTGAACATGTTCGTTTCTGGATTGGCTTCTTCCAGTTGATTATGTTTGGTTTGCTGATTTGGATTGGTGAGCTATTTGATCTGGCTGGGGGTTATCATGCAGCTTTGTTGGTAGTGTTTGGGTTATTCATGTACCATCAGCGTTTATTGGCTCGAAACGATCCTAAAGCGGCGTTTGATGCTTTTTTAAACAATCATTGGGTTGGGCTGGTGCTACTTTTAGGCACAGTGTTCGATAAGTGGTAA
- the glmU gene encoding bifunctional UDP-N-acetylglucosamine diphosphorylase/glucosamine-1-phosphate N-acetyltransferase GlmU, translating into MPLKVIILAAGKGTRMRSKLPKVLQPLASKPLLDHVVATSEKLRADNILAVIGHGADQVKETIQSVHLNFVLQPQQLGTGHAVQQAVDHFQDEDDVLVLYGDVPLTRKETLEGLLGQLNDKAPLALLTTNLEDATGYGRIVRNERQQVTEIVEEKDASNEQKHIKEINTGIMAAKGKWLKQWLSNLSNDNAQGEYYLTDIIAMCVSDGFHVETAQPASLMEVLGVNNKQQLQDLERQYQRALAADLMEQGVTLIDAERIDVRGELVVGQDVEIDVNVVFEGKVSLGSGVKIGANCIIKDCAVSDGVKIEAFSHLDSAEIGADCVIGPYARIRPGTVLAEKVKIGNFVETKKAVIGYGSKVNHLSYVGDTLMGQNCNIGAGTITCNYDGVNKHLTKIGDNVFVGSDTQLVAPVEIESDATIGAGSTITKTAPSGELTLSRSKQLTIKGWQKPIKKEKS; encoded by the coding sequence ATGCCGTTAAAAGTTATTATTCTTGCTGCTGGCAAAGGCACAAGAATGCGCTCAAAACTCCCCAAAGTTCTTCAACCATTAGCAAGCAAGCCGTTACTGGATCATGTCGTTGCCACTTCAGAAAAGCTTAGAGCCGACAACATATTGGCTGTGATCGGTCATGGCGCAGATCAAGTAAAAGAAACCATTCAATCAGTGCACTTGAACTTTGTTTTGCAACCACAACAGCTAGGAACAGGTCATGCCGTACAGCAAGCAGTAGATCATTTTCAGGATGAAGACGATGTATTGGTTTTATATGGTGATGTCCCGCTCACAAGAAAAGAAACTTTAGAAGGTTTGTTAGGACAGTTGAATGACAAGGCCCCCTTAGCTTTGCTGACGACAAATCTAGAAGATGCGACTGGATACGGACGTATTGTTCGTAATGAACGCCAACAGGTAACCGAGATTGTTGAAGAAAAAGATGCCTCAAACGAACAGAAGCATATCAAAGAAATCAACACCGGCATCATGGCGGCAAAAGGAAAGTGGCTTAAACAATGGCTTTCAAACCTTTCAAATGACAATGCTCAGGGCGAATATTATTTAACGGATATTATTGCTATGTGCGTGTCGGATGGTTTTCATGTTGAAACAGCACAGCCTGCTAGCTTGATGGAAGTGCTAGGTGTTAACAACAAACAACAATTACAGGATTTGGAGCGTCAATATCAACGTGCATTGGCTGCTGATTTGATGGAACAAGGCGTGACGCTGATTGATGCTGAACGGATTGATGTTCGCGGAGAATTGGTTGTTGGGCAAGATGTTGAAATTGATGTTAATGTCGTTTTTGAAGGTAAGGTCAGCCTGGGTAGTGGCGTAAAAATTGGCGCTAATTGTATTATTAAGGATTGTGCGGTATCCGATGGCGTAAAGATTGAAGCATTTTCTCATTTAGACAGTGCTGAGATCGGTGCAGACTGTGTGATTGGACCTTATGCACGTATTCGACCAGGGACTGTCTTGGCGGAAAAAGTGAAGATTGGCAATTTTGTTGAGACCAAAAAAGCGGTTATTGGTTACGGTTCAAAGGTCAATCACTTGAGTTATGTTGGCGATACGTTGATGGGGCAGAACTGTAATATCGGTGCAGGAACCATTACCTGCAACTACGATGGGGTTAACAAGCATTTGACTAAAATTGGAGACAACGTATTTGTGGGCTCTGATACACAACTGGTTGCCCCTGTTGAAATTGAGAGTGATGCGACTATCGGAGCAGGTTCAACCATCACAAAAACCGCACCATCTGGAGAACTAACGCTTTCACGATCAAAGCAATTAACCATTAAAGGTTGGCAGAAGCCAATCAAAAAAGAGAAGTCATAA
- a CDS encoding F0F1 ATP synthase subunit epsilon, whose amino-acid sequence MAVSMQVDIVSAEGSLFSGKAEMVFAQAANGEVGIMPHHTQFLSPLKPGQVRVVSGDEEDFFYISGGIIEIQPSVVTILADTAIRAEDLDQVAAEDAKRRAEEAMDKAKSDTDIARAQVELAEAVAQIQTISKLRDRLHKTGLA is encoded by the coding sequence ATGGCAGTCTCAATGCAAGTCGATATTGTAAGTGCAGAAGGATCCCTTTTCTCCGGTAAGGCGGAAATGGTTTTCGCACAGGCTGCCAATGGTGAGGTCGGTATTATGCCTCACCATACCCAGTTTTTAAGTCCGTTAAAGCCTGGACAAGTTCGTGTTGTTAGCGGTGATGAAGAAGATTTCTTTTACATCAGCGGTGGCATTATCGAAATACAGCCTTCAGTTGTTACTATTTTGGCAGACACGGCCATTCGTGCTGAAGATCTTGACCAAGTTGCGGCTGAAGATGCAAAACGTAGAGCTGAAGAAGCGATGGACAAAGCAAAATCCGATACGGATATTGCTCGTGCTCAAGTGGAATTGGCAGAAGCGGTTGCGCAAATTCAGACTATCAGCAAATTGCGTGATCGTCTGCATAAAACTGGGTTGGCATAA
- the atpD gene encoding F0F1 ATP synthase subunit beta produces the protein MMSGKIVQVIGAVIDVEFKGADLPKIYDALKVEELGLTLEVQQLIGDNQVRAIAMGSSDGLKRGMAVTNTGEPISVPVGKATLGRIFDVLGNPIDNAGPVDAEEKNTIHRRGPKFDELAASQELLETGVKVIDLICPFAKGGKVGLFGGAGVGKTVNMMELIRNIAIEHSGYSVFAGVGERTREGNDFYYEMEESGVLDKVALVYGQMNEPPGNRLRVALTGLTMAEYFRDEGRDILFFVDNIYRYTLAGTEVSALLGRMPSAVGYQPTLAEEMGMIQERITSTKTGSITSIQAVYVPADDLTDPAPATTFAHLDATVVLNRAIAETGIYPAIDPLDSTSRQLDPQVVGQEHYDVARGVQQTLQRYKELKDIIAILGMDELSEEDRAVVARARKMQRFFSQPYFVAKVFTGEDGRYVALKDTIRGFKMILTGELDHIPEQAFMYAGDIDEVLEKAKKYEG, from the coding sequence ATTATGAGTGGAAAAATAGTACAAGTAATCGGCGCGGTTATCGACGTCGAGTTTAAAGGTGCTGATTTACCAAAGATCTATGACGCTTTGAAAGTTGAAGAACTAGGCTTGACGCTTGAAGTTCAACAACTAATCGGAGACAACCAAGTTCGTGCAATCGCGATGGGTTCATCTGATGGTCTTAAGCGTGGTATGGCTGTTACCAATACTGGTGAGCCAATCTCAGTACCAGTTGGTAAAGCGACACTAGGTCGTATCTTCGACGTTCTAGGTAACCCAATTGATAATGCGGGTCCTGTTGACGCAGAAGAGAAAAACACAATTCACCGTCGTGGTCCTAAGTTCGACGAACTAGCAGCTTCTCAAGAATTGCTTGAGACAGGTGTTAAAGTTATCGATTTGATCTGCCCATTCGCTAAGGGTGGTAAAGTTGGTCTATTTGGTGGTGCCGGTGTTGGTAAAACCGTTAACATGATGGAATTGATCCGTAACATCGCGATTGAGCACTCCGGTTACTCAGTATTTGCTGGTGTAGGTGAGCGTACTCGTGAAGGTAACGACTTCTATTATGAAATGGAAGAGTCTGGAGTATTGGATAAAGTTGCTCTAGTTTATGGTCAGATGAATGAGCCACCAGGTAACCGTCTACGTGTTGCTTTGACTGGTTTGACTATGGCTGAGTACTTCCGTGACGAAGGTCGTGATATCCTGTTCTTCGTAGATAACATCTACCGTTATACGCTTGCTGGTACGGAAGTATCTGCATTACTAGGTCGTATGCCGTCTGCGGTAGGTTATCAGCCAACTCTTGCAGAAGAGATGGGGATGATTCAAGAGCGTATTACTTCAACTAAAACTGGTTCGATCACTTCGATCCAAGCTGTATACGTTCCTGCGGATGACTTGACTGACCCAGCGCCAGCAACAACATTTGCTCATTTGGACGCGACTGTTGTATTGAACCGTGCCATCGCTGAAACAGGTATTTATCCTGCGATCGATCCTCTAGATTCAACTTCTCGTCAGCTAGACCCACAAGTTGTTGGTCAAGAGCATTATGATGTTGCACGTGGTGTTCAGCAAACTCTTCAACGTTATAAAGAGTTGAAAGACATCATCGCGATTCTAGGTATGGATGAACTATCTGAAGAAGATCGTGCAGTTGTAGCGCGTGCGCGTAAAATGCAACGTTTCTTCTCTCAACCATACTTCGTAGCGAAAGTTTTCACTGGTGAAGATGGTCGCTATGTAGCTCTAAAAGACACAATCCGTGGTTTCAAAATGATTCTTACCGGTGAGTTGGATCATATTCCTGAGCAAGCATTTATGTATGCTGGGGATATTGATGAAGTTTTAGAGAAAGCTAAAAAATACGAAGGTTAA